From Cannabis sativa cultivar Pink pepper isolate KNU-18-1 chromosome 8, ASM2916894v1, whole genome shotgun sequence, a single genomic window includes:
- the LOC115701466 gene encoding soluble inorganic pyrophosphatase 6, chloroplastic, protein MATAIAASTTSCFLSKASPFLPKNASYRTSLYFTRRLASTPKRSFTCRAIHKPQILTKEEGQPETLDYRVFFVDDSGKKISPWHDIPLHLGDNIFNFVVEIPKESSAKMEVATDESHTPIKQDTKKGKLRYYPYNINWNYGLLPQTWEDPTLANSEVEGAFGDNDPVDVVEIGERQRKIGEILKVKPLGALAMIDEGELDWKIVAISLDDPKASLVNDVDDVEKHFPGTLTAIRDWFRDYKIPDGKPANRFGLGNKAANKDYALKVINETNESWAKLVKRSIPAGELSLL, encoded by the exons ATGGCGACCGCGATAGCCGCCTCCACAACCTCATGCTTTCTCTCCAAAGCTTCTCCTTTTCTCCCAAAGAATGCTTCCTACAGAACCAGCCTCTATTTCACCAGAAGGCTTGCTTCGACTCCTAAGAGGTCCTTCACTTGTCGAGCTATTCATAAGCCGCAGATTCTCACCAAGGAGGAAGGTCAACCTGAAACTCTAGACTACAGAGTCTTCTTTGTCGACGATTCTGGAAAAAAG ATTTCCCCTTGGCATGATATTCCTTTGCATTTGGGAGACAACATTTTCAATTTTGTTGTTGAAATACCTAAAGAATCAAGTGCAAAGATGGAAGTTGCTACTGATGAATCTCACACTCCAATTAAGCAGGACACAAAGAAAGGAAAGCTTCGATACTACCC TTACAATATAAACTGGAACTATGGATTGCTTCCTCAAACATGGGAAGACCCGACATTGGCTAACTCTGAAGTTGAAGGAGCATTTGGAGATAATGATCCAG TTGATGTAGTAGAGATTGGTGAGCGTCAGAGAAAGATTGGTGAGATTCTCAAAGTGAAGCCCTTGGGTGCTTTAGCTATGATTGATGAAGGTGAACTTGATTGGAAAATAGTAGCAATTTCATTGGATGATCCAAAGGCGTCTCTTGTGAACGATGTTGATGACGTTGAGAAACATTTCCCG GGAACTCTGACAGCCATAAGGGACTGGTTTAGAGATTACAAGATCCCAGATGGAAAACCTGCTAACAGATTTGGTCTTGGCAACAAAGCAGCTAATAAG GATTATGCTCTTAAAGTCATCAATGAAACCAATGAATCATGGGCTAAACTAGTGAAGAGATCTATTCCTGCTGGAGAATTGTCACTTTTATAG